Below is a genomic region from Polypterus senegalus isolate Bchr_013 chromosome 13, ASM1683550v1, whole genome shotgun sequence.
GGGAGAAGAAAAGAAACTTTGGAAATGGAAACTGCACATCCGTCTGTCCAGTCCAAAATGCAGGGTCCTTTCGGGCTCAGGAACCCCCTCACTGACTCCgagtacacattttaatattagaaatCGCCTTCGATGGGCTTTGTGGGCTGAAATTCCCACTCATCTTTAGGGGCGCTCCTTTTATTTCAGTTGCTTTACCCCCCGAGTTGCTGTGCCAGTGAGTGGCAAATCAGCCCACGACCCCCCCTGACAGTCAATCGCGGAGGACAGACACTTCTGAAACGAGGGACCCAAAGCCCTCACCGTGGACATTTTGGATTCAGTCAAACAACTGGAATAGCAAACCACGGAAACGTCCGGAATGCAGAAACTTGAACGCTAAGTCGACACGAGCGTCTGTGGTGGCAGAGAAGCACACGCGTGTCACCGCCATCTGGGGGTCCTGTGCGGCGGGGCTTTGGTTTGCTGATATTTAGGACATTCCCTTCCGCTGAGTAATTGTCTGAATAAGACTGGCACTGGGACCCTGATTATCACCAGGTGCTTCGCAGGCGGCAACCTGAGGCAGATGTTGGACCCTTTGTGCCCACCCTGATGGGTCTGGAGGAGCTGGCAGAAGGATCGTTAGtggcacaggggtcagtgctgcaTGAGCTTCAAATCTCACCATGTCCTGTGAGGAGCCAAAGAACAGCCCCTTTAAGGCAGGCTGAACTTGGCATGCGGGGGCCTGGCATTCCATCCATGCCTGCTGCCTGCCTGGTGCACCATTATCCTGCTTAGGGGGTCCCGAGAGCTCCCCTCAGCACCACTCATTTGACTTTTACAGCGCAGACTCACACACACATGCCCTCCATCCTGTTGCCCCCCCACACGTCACACACATGCCCTCCATCCTGTTGCCccccacccccacacacacattcTGTTTTTTCGTTCCCCCGATGGCTCAAAGTAACCGCCTGGCCCCCTCAATGCCCCCGTCTTCGGACTCACAGACCAGTTGGGCAGAGAAGAGGTTAACGTTGGCAAGAAGGGGACACTGAAGACAAACGACGCTCCTTGAAATGAAGAGTAACGAGGACGGCGGCGTGCCGTAGCCAGGGGGGGCTCACCTCAAATTTGACGGAGCCGTTCTGGCCCGAGTCGAAGGCGTTGAAGAGGTAATGTGCGTACGTGCTGGCATCTGTAATGCAAAGAGCGACACCGTCAGGTGGTCCCAAACTGGGAACAAGTGAGCCCCACCAGTGCTGCACTCACCTCCATGTGGAAAGAACTGTGCATAGATCTGCTTGAAGGTCTCCTCGTTGACCAGTCCGCTGGGACACTCCTGCCAGGAGATCAAAGACAAGAAAGAGCCAGTGAGGTGCCAGCGAGCGAGGTGGGCACACATGGACAATGGAGGATGGCAGGGGCCACAGGGGGACACTGATGGCGATGAGGTGACGCTCAGACAGTGACACGTTTACGTTTTTGAATCCACGGTACAAGATCTGCAGCTCCCGCTTGGTGAAATTCGTCTGGGCCTCCAGCTGCTCCAAGCCCTCTGGCCGGTGACAGACCACCGTCATCTCCAGCTCATCCTCGGGTTTATCTGTAATGGCAGGAGGGAGACGGGAGGGGAGGTTAGTCAGTCGAGTCACTCGAGAAAGGGATAAAGGAAAGAGTGGCACAACACGACCCGAGTAAGAATAAAGGGGCAGCCAGTGGTGGCGCTTAACTGGACACATTCGGGGGTCCACGAGTCCATCTGTCCAGTTATGGGGGCCAATACCACAGCTCATTCTCACCAAATCAGGGCTGCCAGCTTGAGGGGTTTTGAGTGACAGGCCCGCTgctctgttttgtcattttttattcttctgcCAAAGTGTCAAGACTGTGGACATCTGAGGCCATGCCCCTGGCAACCGGGCTTCTAAAATGGAGACTGGCATAGAAACCAAGGGGCTTTTAGAAAGTACCCAACATCGGAAGTGAATTGTGTGAACCATCGAGATGAGCAAAACACTCGAAAACAACAACGAAAGGAGGACATCGAGGGCAGGGGACCTTGAGAGAGCCACAAAGCCGAGCCTGTGGGTCCAGAACCAGGACAGCTGTCCACTGGGAGTGACCAGCAATTTAAGGGACGTCACCCAAGGAGGGCACCGCACAGCCACTTACGCTTCAGATGAAGAGCAGTGGCCCCGGCCCTAACTCAGCAGGCGCTCGGTGCCTTTGGAGACACTCACAAGCAACTGAAGGTGCCATTTTGGACCACATTTCAGCAGATTCTAAGTGACACAAACGGCTGTGCGGCCCCCCAACTCAACCCTCTCATCATCTTCTTTGTTGACCTCAATGCCAACACACAATCGTCGGGTTCATAGTAAGATGGTAAAAACGAGTGCTCGAAGATGAGTTTGTTTTGTTATCCTTTATTACATAAGTCTTCATCACCAGCCTTCATCAATGGGACTGCCATGGCATCACCACCATTACGTGACTAGCTGTACATCTCTGACATGGAAATGCCCATGGACTGAACGGGCACAAGTGGCAACGCCAaggtaatgtaaaataataaagaaataatacagCAAAGGAACAAAGCAACATCTCTGGCATCCTGGCAGCCACTTACCTGGCATCTGACTAATAGGCATGCCATTTGAGGCATGCTGGGTAATATGCAAATGTGCTTCTTCCATCCATATAACAGCATTCATCAGTGGCAGTGATGGTTCCTGGGATTGGAAAGTGCATTTTGCAGTAGGTGGGCCCAGTGTGATGAGGCCACACCCAAACAACGCCCCACCCACCGGTACGGTGCCACCTCTGGCCACGCCCACAGTGTCAGGCTTCACCAGTATTCTTCAGTTGCAATGATGGCTCCTGTGATTGGCCCAATGAAGCACACTTCGAAGTGGGTGGGTCCAGAGTACAGGTGCCCCCCCTTGCGCCACGCCCACCCTCTTTCCTCCTTTGCACGTACTCTGCCTTGTTCAGCTCATTGGGACGTTGACCTCGGTGCCCCCATGTCTCACTTCACTTTCTCCATTTTCTTGATCTGTCTTCATCCCCTAATTCAGGTCTCATCCTCCTCCTCAGTTCTGCAGTCCCTCCTCAGCCTCACCCTGCTCTTCATCTGCCAGCCTCGCTCAGCTGCCTCTGTTTGCTCTTCTCTGTCTATGtgtatgaaaggctctatatttttaaaagtcagaTAGAGcagcatgaaaggcgctatatcatatTAAGAAGGTGGGTGGCTGCCATTCAATAATGTTgagaatgaaaggcgctatataaaccgcCGATGACCCCAGTGACATTTGTGTCATACTGGTCATTATTTAAAGCTCCACACAAATCAACCAGTTAAAGGAAATCCGGTTTGAatacagaaaggcgctatatactgtgaAGAttccaagaagaagaagaacgaaGGCGCCAGGCACTTGTAAAATCGAACCTCATTCCGAATGAGATGCACAATATAAACTGGCAATGAGCGTCACATGTCGGACTCTGCTAGTCGCTATATAAGGCTGCATAGAAATTAAATTGCTGTTTTTGACCACAGGCAAAATGAAATAATGCTGaatgtgaaaaggcgctatataaaaagaaaaggaatcaaCGGGCTGACATTTTAACACGAGGAACTGCTCAAGAGCCGAGGCTGTAAATCCAAAGTATGTCTGTAAGTAAAGTGACCTGAAGATGGCGCCATCCCCTGACCTGCTTGATGTTTGCACCGCTAGGAATGTGTGatgttgtgaaaggcgctatacaacacAAAGGACACGTCGCTTGACGCTGTACCCCAGAGCTCAGAGCCAATCAGTGGCCTGTCACCAGCTTCCTCTGCTCCAGTtcatccactaggtggcagcacacGCAGGCACTGGCCTACCACAGGAAGGTGAGATTTGAACCTCAGCAGCCGGGTGTCATGGCTGGCCATTCCTGTGCCTCTCCTGCCCTTCTCTCACAAGTGGCATGGTGGCTGGCGCCACGCCTTTGAGTTCTTTAATTGTGCAGGGTTGGGAATAATCAGACACTGGCAAAGGGTGGGCATCTGCAGGACACGACTGGACTAGAGGACACTGACTCTCCAAGTGTGCCATGGGTACCAGAGTGAAGGGCACATGTGATCAGGGTCAAATGTCCAAGGTGGAGCCCTAGTTCTGcaacacatcaaggcgctatatactctGGTAGCCAATAGACTTCAAGAGGCTGGACCACCCTGATTCGGTAAGCAAGAGAGGTGAGCCTCAAAGGGTCAGTGGCCTGGACACTGTGCAGCATCTACTGGTGGACATGGGATTGAAGTTTGGTCACTGACTAGATGGACAGAGGTGCCATCATTGACGGGCACAATGAAGTGAGGGCAATGACTGGATGGTCTAAAATAGGGTCATTGACTTGATGGACCGAGATGTGGCCACTGACTAAAAAGGACTTTGACTGGATGGAGTGTGTGATGGCCATTCCCTGGCTGGGCAGAGCTGTGGTCACTGACTGGGCACATTGAGCTGCAGTCACTGACTGGGCACACTAGGCTGCAGTCACTGACTGGCACACTGAGCTACGGTCACAGGCTGGGCACACTGAGCAATGGTCACTGACTGGGCACACAAATTTCTTTTGTCACCTGCATTTCCTCTCCATGATTTTCTTTTCCGTTTTTTGTCTCCCAGATGACCAGAATTCCCATTTTTCTCCATCTTTTCCTCGCCTGGGCTGATCGATGGCAGAAAATCCCAGTGAAAGCCGTTAAGGCCCCATTTGGCCAGGCAGTCCCAGGCGATGCGCTCCAGTTGTTTAATGCCATTGTGACAGCTGGGCAGAGCTGCCAACAGGGAGTCCATCCTCGCCAGCTGGGATTCACCTGAGCGGCACACGTCTGCCTCATTAGCAGCGCTTAACCTGCATGGCTGCCATGAACTCTGAACCACTGCCACCATGAATTCTGggatgtaaaaagtgaagggtaCTATACATGACCCCTTGGGCAGTGCCCACTTAAGAAAGGTCCCCCCTGAACTGAAGCTTCCATAGGGATCACCTCAGCCAGGCGCCTGATCAGCCATCATGTCCTATGAGGCCTGTAATCAACATCtcacctgtgggacccaacacaCAAGTCTGCCCTCTGTACCTGAACTGTGGGCACATCACTGCCCACAGAAAACAGCATGTTCTCAAAATGCAAGAAGTGCACAcatgacaggtgtgatcatgaaagaTGAAGTGACACATCTGAAGGCTGATGGTCGCTCCTCCTAAAGAACACCTGGAGGACAGGTGCTCATCGTGTATCAAGAAAAACGAGAGACCTGTGGTGAGTGCCCACCTCAGGTACACTTCTCACCTGAACGAGCAGACATCCACTGGAGGTCTGCACAAGACTGTAGAAGATCTCACCTCCAGGACAGGTGTGCAGTCCTCCTGACCCACCTGCCCACCACCACTCAGACAACGCCACTCGTGTGGCACTGAGACAATGTCAGCAGATTAGGTACTCAGCCTCCAATCAGCTGACCCAAACAAGACGCTCATGTGACTTGTCACACACCTGCAAGGACAAAGAACACCTGTAGTGCAGGTTCGGGGGGCTCACCTGGGAAAACACAAAATGTCTGGGGGCACAGCTTTAGGGCAAACCCCAAACTCACCTTTGAGACAGCACACCTGCACACAGGTACACACCTGGAATGCACCCTAAGCCCGCCTACAATCTGGACATGTGTGGGGGTTATCAAACACACCTGAGGGTCAGGTGCCCCGTTATGTAGAACACACCTGGGGGACAGGTGCCCACTATCTAGAACACACCTCGGGGACATGTGCCCGTTATATACAACACACCTGGGGGACAAGTACCCGTTATGTAGAACACACCTGGGGGACAGGCGCCCATTATATACAACACACCTGGGGACAGGTGCCCATTATATACAACACACCTGGGGGACAGGTGCCCGTTATATAGAACACACCTGGGGGACAGGTGCCCATTATATACAATACACCCGGGGCACAGGTGCCCGTTATATACAACACACTTAGGGGACAGGTGGCCATTATATACAACACACCTGGGGGACAGGTGCCCGTTATATACAACACACCTGAGGGACAAGTACCCATTATGTAGAACACACCTGGGGACAGGTGCCCATTATATACAATACACCCGGGGCACAGGTGCCCACTACATACAACACACCTGGGGGGCAGGTGCCCATTATATACAACACACGTGGGGGACAGGTGCCCATTACATAGAACACACCAGCTGGACAGGTATCTCCTGTCTAAAGCACGCCTACAGGTGACGTCCTTTGTGTCCTTAAAGCGCCCCTGCACAGCTGCTTCTTACCTTCCTCACCCAGTGCCATGTACTCTACTGGCCTGACCTGAGGCATATGCCCTTTTCCTCACCCACTGGACATGCACACCCACCATGACAGGACAGTCCCTCGCGGTCGGTCACCTTGCACACACCCCACTGTCCCGCCGATGTGCACCCAGGAGGCCTGTTGGACGGGTACTCACTGTCTGCGAGGTCGAGGAGTCCAAGAAAGTGCAGCAGTTTGAGGGTAGAGCAGAGCACCACCACAATGCCAAGCGTCTGGAGCCCCTCAGACTCTCCTTCCTTCCACATGTTTCTTATCGTCGTCTCCCTGGCTGTTTCGTACTCCTCAAGTTCTCGTCCCCTTggagctcctcctcctcctcttcatctccgTCCCTCCTGCGGACcctcttgctcgctcactcgcttgctctctctctctctctctctctgccagttTTCCAAATCCCAGACGGCTTTAGCACTTCCAGCTggattcccttttttattttttccttttctttccagcCCCCCTGTGACTCATTTACGCCAGGTTGGCATTTCTGGAAGTGGCGATGACTTTTTGTAAAATCAGGCATATTGGCATTGAGAGGGCACTGTGTGTCAGCGTTTCTCTCGGGGGAAGGTGGGATGCTTCTCCAGTGCCCCTCCCCCACCACGGACACAGTGTCCAGCCTGGCTTGCTGTGCCACGTTTGTCCCAGTTATGAATGCCAAGCCGTGAAGAGATCTGCAGGTGACTGAGTGCAAGGCCTGAGgtgcttttatatagtgcctttcatagtagGTGAGACCACCAGTCGAACCAGTGCAGACAAGCATATCGATCCTGGGTGCTCTTCATTCCATGCCAGCCATGTGGATTCCAGCAGATGGACACACCTGTATAGCGTCTTTCTCTAGTGACCCCGACACAAAGCTGTGTGATAAGCTCAGGTCACCAGACTCACTCAGGGGGAGCCAAGCATTTctgatgttatatagcgccttactctAGTGACCTTGATGCCAAGGTAGGCACAATACCAGATGACCTGACTCACTCAGAGCCATGCCTATGGGGTCAGTGGTGGGCACTGAATGCGCAGTACCCTTCTgattttatgtagcacctttctgCGGTGACCCTGATACCAAGGGTCCGTCAGGCTACACAGATTGTTAGTGGTGGGCACACCttgcaccaccagggggcactaaCGGTGACTCGTTGATATTCTCCCCTGGCCCTGGCAGATTATGGAGACTGTCCTGAAGATGAGCAGACTGAAGTTCATGGGGATGCCAGCCACCCCTCAACCCCCTGGTGGGTTTTCTTCACGTTCACTTTGACCAACGGCCACTTTAGGGCTCCATTTTTCATTGCTGACTCAGCTAAACCACCAACCTTGCGTGATGTTGTGCCACCTGTGACCTCCCTGCTGGCAGCAGCGCTCATCTTCGCACACACGCACACGTCACCTGGCCTGCTTGCACACTAACTGGGTGGCTCACATGTCTGAGACCCGCCTTACAATTTGGAAGCCATCCAATGAGCATCGGGTGTGTTAGAAGGCACCGCCTACCAGCCAAGTCATCAGTGTCCAAGGGGTAGAGGCCCCTCCCACCACAACAGTGACCCGCTCAGGTTTATGTCATTTGGAGTGGCTCTGGGGGTGGAGCACCAAACAAAAGGAGGGACAGACAGTTGGCTGGATGACGGAGAAGTTGGCTTTGAGTCATTTGTGGCCGGCCACGCTACGGCGATTTTCGTGATTGAACACACGTTAAAGAGAAATCACCCGGACAAATCTGTGCACACATCGTCCCATTAACGTGGGCACAGTGCCAGCTGTCAAGGCAGCACAAGTTGGCACATTAAGACTTTGTGACGTGGGGACCTGGGGAGTTGCAGACAGCTGAGGCAGCAGCGTGACACGTACATGGCGGGCATTGGTTTGAGCCAGTGGCTAAATGTCCCCTCATAGTCCAGCCTGGCCTGTGGCACCACAAACAAGAGGGTTCTGACAGTCTGCCTATGCAAACACGTCATCGGCGTTGATGCCAGGGTTCAAAAGTGAGGGAGCTTGTGGGTGGGGTCAATCGTTGTCTCTGATTTGCCCTTTGAACCTTCAGTTTGACATCTACTGTTTACCGATGAGTGACAACTGCCCACCTCATTGGCTCgaagtgatgggcaggtggcatCGCCTTTGGCCCCATCACCACATTGACAGCCACTGTCACATGACACCATGATATCCACAGTGGAATCTGAAGGGCAGACCGACGAGAGGGCAGGGTGGGGTGGACAACGACAGAGTCAGGACCCGAATGATCAGGGACACTTATGTAGCGCCCTTCACAAAGTGACAAGTTCAGCGGAGtgcgccccctagtggcttaAAAGGCACTGAACTGCTAAATTCAACTCAAGGTGGTGCTGAGTTGAGACCGAGCGCTGATGGGTACCTAGCAAAGAGCCATCCTGGAtgggatgggatgccagtccagcacagggcacaaccACACTGAGTCAGTTTCGAgtcaccagtcaacctaacaCACATGTCAGTGGGACGTGACAGGAAAtccaaactccacagagacacaCGGAGAACATGGGCTACAATCTGAACTGAGGACCCTGgagctgtgccactgtgccaccatgcctcccctTCTTCTACCTACCCATTCAATGATCTGCTAAATCCAATTCAGCGAAACTAAGTATCATCCCGGACAGCATCtgtcacaaggcaggagccaacccggGACTGGTGCCAGTCCACCAGAGGACAGACTACTGGCCTCTCTGCTGCCCCCAGCACTAATGAACCCCGCATATCAAAAGAGAAATTACGAGGGGGCCAGCCACAAAAAGGAAGTCCACTTCCAAACTAGACCAGCCCACGCCGGACCCCCAAAACACAACCCAAGTTTCCTATCTCACTTCCTGTGCCACCTTGACCTCAACTGGCCGTCGAGCCTCCCAAGCTCAGCCTCACTGGGGTTCTGGTGGCATCGGCCTGTAAACCTATCATCTGTGCAGTAGGGGGCGCCTGTTGT
It encodes:
- the LOC120542118 gene encoding Kv channel-interacting protein 1-like isoform X1, translating into MWKEGESEGLQTLGIVVVLCSTLKLLHFLGLLDLADNKPEDELEMTVVCHRPEGLEQLEAQTNFTKRELQILYRGFKNECPSGLVNEETFKQIYAQFFPHGDASTYAHYLFNAFDSGQNGSVKFEDFVMALSILLRGSIREKLRWTFNLYDLNKDGYINKEEMTDIVRAIYDMMGKYTYPVLKDEAPRQHVDAFFQKMDKNKDGVVTLDEFIVSCQEDDNIMQSLQLFENVI